A region of Candidatus Hydrogenedentota bacterium DNA encodes the following proteins:
- a CDS encoding potassium/proton antiporter, with protein sequence MLEPSLILFVTGLLVFASIVASRISDRLGLPALVVFLCIGMLAGSDGPGGIQFANPRAASFIGTIALAFILFSGGLDTNWRIIRPVLGRGVILSTLGVAITAGLVGIFAWLALGFSLPAGLLLGAIISSTDAAAVFSVLRGRGVGLKGNLKPLLELESGSNDPMAIFLTLGMTQILTTPEFSWPSLVPAFFVNMLAGALVGAGTGRLAAVAFNRIRMDYEGLYPVLSMSLVLLTFGLAEFLRGNGFLAVYIAGVILNGNDFAHKRNVVKFHDGLAWMMQIGMFLTLGLLVFPSQLPGVALMALSASAFLMLVARPVAVAIGLAGSEFSRRERLLVAWTGLRGAVPIVLATFPLMAGYEHSALIFDVVFFIVLTSVLIQGTLLMPVARFLGVDEPLKSRPAFSLAIERHGQAQGNTREVEILPNMAAVGRTVADLEIPAEVLILLIGRGESFVVPRGQTIIEPYDTLLLLGEEEKLKEANEAILSPPARPKPIKAPADPLAALPYTTDEKYLSRQVVLVGYGRVGRRIAHYLLERGIPYVVVEEGREIVEKLREDGIPAVVGDASDPIVLAQAHIARAAMLIIATPDTMKVRQMVETARKINPQVEVLIRSHSEVESRLLEQEEAGKIFLGEEELARSIVRHALERFRERAE encoded by the coding sequence ATGCTTGAACCGTCGCTGATCCTGTTTGTAACGGGTCTGCTCGTGTTCGCCAGCATTGTGGCCAGCCGCATATCCGATCGGCTCGGGCTGCCCGCGCTGGTGGTGTTTCTTTGCATCGGGATGCTCGCGGGTTCGGACGGGCCAGGCGGCATCCAATTCGCGAATCCGAGAGCCGCCAGCTTCATCGGTACGATCGCCCTCGCCTTCATCCTCTTCTCCGGAGGGCTGGACACGAACTGGCGCATCATCCGGCCCGTGCTTGGGCGCGGCGTCATCCTGTCCACACTCGGCGTCGCGATCACGGCGGGTCTCGTGGGCATTTTTGCCTGGCTTGCGCTCGGCTTCTCCCTGCCGGCGGGCCTTCTGCTGGGCGCGATCATCTCTTCGACCGACGCCGCAGCGGTGTTCTCCGTGCTGCGCGGCCGCGGGGTGGGCCTCAAGGGCAACCTCAAGCCGCTGCTGGAACTGGAATCCGGCAGCAACGATCCGATGGCCATTTTCCTGACCCTGGGGATGACCCAGATTCTCACCACCCCCGAATTCAGCTGGCCCTCGCTTGTGCCGGCGTTCTTTGTGAATATGCTCGCGGGGGCGCTTGTCGGCGCGGGAACGGGACGCCTGGCGGCGGTCGCGTTCAACCGGATCCGCATGGACTACGAGGGCCTTTATCCGGTCCTGAGCATGAGCCTCGTGCTCCTTACTTTTGGCCTGGCCGAGTTTCTGCGGGGCAACGGCTTTCTCGCGGTTTATATCGCCGGGGTGATCCTGAATGGCAACGACTTCGCCCACAAGCGCAACGTGGTGAAGTTCCACGACGGGCTCGCCTGGATGATGCAGATCGGCATGTTCCTGACGCTCGGGCTCCTCGTATTCCCTTCACAGCTACCCGGAGTCGCGCTGATGGCGCTGTCCGCCTCCGCCTTTCTCATGCTCGTGGCGCGTCCGGTTGCCGTGGCCATTGGGCTGGCCGGGAGCGAATTCAGCCGCCGCGAGCGCCTCCTGGTCGCGTGGACCGGGCTTCGGGGCGCCGTGCCCATTGTCCTGGCCACCTTCCCGCTCATGGCGGGCTACGAGCACTCGGCGCTTATCTTTGACGTGGTTTTCTTCATTGTTTTGACCTCGGTATTGATCCAGGGCACGCTTCTGATGCCGGTGGCCCGCTTTCTCGGGGTGGACGAGCCCCTTAAGTCGAGGCCGGCGTTCTCCCTGGCCATCGAGCGGCACGGGCAGGCGCAGGGCAACACGCGCGAAGTGGAGATTCTACCGAACATGGCGGCGGTCGGGCGAACGGTCGCCGACCTGGAGATCCCGGCCGAAGTCCTGATCCTGCTCATCGGTCGCGGGGAAAGCTTCGTCGTGCCCCGCGGTCAGACGATTATCGAACCGTACGATACCCTCCTCCTGCTGGGCGAGGAGGAGAAACTCAAAGAGGCCAACGAGGCCATTCTCTCGCCGCCGGCGCGCCCGAAGCCGATCAAGGCGCCGGCGGACCCGCTGGCCGCCCTGCCCTACACGACCGACGAGAAATACCTCTCGCGCCAAGTCGTGCTTGTGGGCTATGGGCGCGTTGGACGCCGCATCGCGCACTACCTCCTCGAACGCGGCATCCCGTATGTCGTCGTTGAAGAAGGCCGCGAGATCGTGGAGAAGCTCCGGGAAGACGGTATCCCCGCCGTCGTCGGCGACGCTTCGGACCCCATCGTGCTGGCGCAGGCGCACATCGCGCGGGCCGCCATGCTGATCATCGCCACGCCGGACACCATGAAGGTGCGACAGATGGTGGAAACGGCGCGCAAGATCAATCCACAAGTCGAGGTGCTCATCCGATCGCACAGCGAAGTGGAGAGCCGGCTCCTGGAGCAGGAGGAAGCCGGCAAGATATTCCTCGGCGAGGAGGAACTGGCGCGGAGCATCGTCCGCCATGCGTTGGAGCGTTTCCGGGAACGCGCGGAATAG
- a CDS encoding DMT family protein, with product MIKLLPLALLVISNIFMTYAWYGHLKDFKDKPLLLAIVASWSVAFLEYCFQVPANRIGHQHFTLAQLKIAQEVITMGVFAVFSVYYMKEKITLDYLWAGICLAGAAYFMFRNA from the coding sequence ATGATCAAACTCCTCCCATTAGCCTTGCTGGTCATTTCCAATATCTTCATGACCTACGCCTGGTACGGCCACCTGAAGGACTTCAAAGACAAGCCCCTGCTCCTGGCCATTGTCGCAAGCTGGTCCGTCGCCTTTCTGGAGTATTGCTTCCAGGTACCCGCGAACCGGATCGGACACCAGCATTTTACACTGGCCCAACTCAAAATCGCCCAGGAAGTAATCACGATGGGCGTATTTGCCGTATTCAGCGTATACTACATGAAGGAGAAGATCACGCTCGACTATCTCTGGGCGGGCATCTGCCTCGCGGGGGCGGCCTATTTCATGTTTCGCAACGCCTGA